In the genome of Hevea brasiliensis isolate MT/VB/25A 57/8 chromosome 14, ASM3005281v1, whole genome shotgun sequence, the window ttacacctcttgatggcactcctcttgatgatcctactttatatcgatgACTTGtcgagtcttgtttatctcacgaTTACTCGACGATATTTCATATCTTTGTTCATCCGTCACCggtttatgtctgctcctcgctcaactcatttctctgcagtacttcgaatccttcgttatatcaaaggcactctttttcatggtttgcacttttccgcttcctcctccctagtattatccgCTACTCGATCTTTGATTGGTGGTGATCTCGATGCATCGCCActctacaactggttattgtttcttcttgggtaattctcttatctcttggcgtagcaaaaagcaaactgttgttgcacattctagcacagaatctgaatatcgtgctcttgctgatgctacatctgaattactttggttacggtggttattaactgatttgggtgtcactcattcttctgccacaatgcttcattgcgataatagaagtgccatacagatttctcataatgatgtatttcattagcgtaccaaacacatcgaaattgattgtcattttgtacgtcatcatgttgctcatggcaccatatgtttgattcctgtctcctctgtcagccaaaccgctgatatattcaccaaaacgcatcctcccgctcgctttcaggatctcttaagcaaactcaagttggcacctgtgctaccaccttgagtttgaggggggggtgttagcataattacagcaattagcatgattataggagatttgtgtagcataatatcagcaattagcatgattataggagatttgtgtagcataattatagcaattattattcttgtctgaattagttcatattttcatgtataaatagatgtaatatctctgtaaatgagacacagacaaatatacaatcattttcttcattacttgtattctttcttctaacaggcTTCATCTCTGGTTAGGTTGTTGCTGCTGTGTTCTTCCTGGTTTTGAAGTTGGTTGTTCTGCCCTGTTTCAGCTGCTTCTCGTTTGGGTTTCAGTTCTTCTGCTTGCTGCTCTTGCGTCTgtttggttttgtttgatttgGATTGATGCGTTTTTGGCTTGTGGTCTGGTTTTGTTTTGTTGGTTTTGTTGCTGGGTCTGTCTTGACtttttgcctttttgctgttcgATCTTTTGTCCCTGTGAGTTTGGTGCTGCATGCCCTTTTGtcttttgaaattgtttttttaGGCCAAGCCTGCCAACATAAGAATTAAACAACAGCAGTTAATTTAAGTGGCGGCAGAGGTGATGTTGCTAACTAGTCTTCTCAGCCATAAAGTTAATGAACTTTTAACACTACCACTCTGTGGAGTTTTTTTTATCTATATTATTAGAATGAAAGTAAGTTAAATGATAAATTATCTATATTGTTGTTTTGTTCGTATATTGTGTAGATTATTTTTTATatagtaataaaataataaataaaataaaaaatatatatacgtcaagtgataatttttaaattatcatgattaaaatttttaaattttaaatataagaaatttaaattttatgtttaaattttaaaattttttaaagatataaaaaaatagataattatttttttataagataaaattttaattattgaaatttgaaaagatttaaataaaaaattaatatttaatatgataaaataattttatataaaaaaataaaaataaaaaattttgccacgtgatgattttttttaaataacatttATTTGAAAAGGATTAAATTTTTAGTTGCACGAGGTTGCAATTATGACTTTGGGCGAAAAAATGGTGAGGTTATGTGCGCAGCACGTAATGAGGCCAACCTTTCAGTTTAAACTCTCATGAAGAATACTTTAAGGCTGCAGATAAAAATGTTTTCAAAACTAGCCTCATCACTAAGCATTCAATTGGAATCCAGTTCTTCCCCACTTGTATCCTCTGGACTAGGGTCATCGGGTCGGATCTTCCTGACAAGGATCTGCTGATAGGCTTTGACTTGTATCAACAGGCGAAGCATTTGAAGATCCTCCCCACATGATTGAAATATAAAAGGAATTTTCAGCCATTTACTTCTGTCCCAAGGTTACATTCTCTGGCTGATGCCTCAGCTGAATTCTAAGAGCACAAGGAGCTCCTCTTAAGGTCCTGTGCTGATTCCCATGCACACTTTCACCATCACCACCCCCTATGGAAAAACCCGGAATTCTTTGTCAGTCTTCCATTCAAACTCAATGAAGATATCAATCCGACAAAGGCATCACACCCGGGAATGAATCCTACAGACTTGGCTCTAGCCCAAGAAGAGTGCAGACAGCTTCTCCAACAAGGCCTCATAGAACCCACTTCCTCCCAATGGGCCTGCCaggccttttatgttgaaaaaagatcGGAACGACTAAGAGGGAAGAAAAGACTTGTCATAGATTATAAGCCTTTGAATCATTTCCTCCAAGATGACAAGTTCCCATTACCAAAGCCTGAAGCCTTGTTCACTCAACTACACGAAGCCCATGTCTTCTCCAAGTTTGATCTTAAGGCTGGTTTTTGGCAACTGGGTATTAACCCCTCTGATAGGCCCAAGACTGCTTTCTGCATTCCTACGGCCCAGTACCAATGGACAGTCCTTCCATTCGGCCTTAAGACGGCCCCATCAGTCttccaaaaggccatgacaaggatattCGAGCCTATACTACATAGTGCTCTTATTTATATAGACGATATCCTTCTCTTCTCCAAAGATGTTGCGGCCCATAGGACACTCCTCTCCACATTTCAACAATTGGTggattcctatggaattatgctatcagaaaaaaagagctcactggcccaaactgacatcgacttccttggaatgaaattcaaggatggaaaataccaaccgGGACCTCATATTGCAGAAGAATTACTGAAGTTTCCTGATAGGGACTTGACAAGCAGATACATGATTCCTTGGTATTATCAATTATATCAGGAAGTTTATCCCGCATGTGGCTGCCCACACTTGCCAGCTGTCAAAGATGCTTAAAAAGGATGCCCCACCATGGAGGGAAGAACAGACATGTGCagtcaaaaaattaaaagaagtggcTTTAAACCCGCCACCACTAAAGATTCCTAGCATTGGACACCGCATCCTTCAGActgatgctagtgacacccacTGGGGTGCAGTACTCATCGAAGAGATTCAAGGAGAAAAACATATCTGCGGACATGCTAGTGGAGAGTTCCCAGAGCCTCAGAAACATTATCATTCAGTCTACAAAGAGATATTAGCTGTCAAAAATGGAATAAAGAAATTCGAATTTCATTTAATTGGCCATCATTTCACTGTGGTCATGGACAGCTCATCTTTCCCAAAGGTTCTAGACTTCAGAAACAAGTCTCTTCCTGAACCACAATTACTGAGGCTTAAGGACtggttcgccaagtataaattcacagTCCAGCATATCAAAGGGAAGCACAATTTGGTTCCTGACCTCCTATCCAGGCCAAAAACCCTCCACCTGATCCAATCTTTCTCTACACTCCCCTTGATCCTCATGGCATCATCTTCATCCTCTCCACATACTCCTTCTCCAATGCACAATTTCCTAGTTCCTACTCCAGACAGTTTTCCCCCCGGATGCTCACCAAACCAGCCTATCACAAAAATAACTAAGTTCGTAAGGGATCATTTGTTTCACTACCTGAGTGCAAGAAACACCCTAAGGGGATTACTCCCCTCCTCGACTGTCTTTATCCCTGACAACCCTTTCCTCACCTGTTTCAGTATCCACCCTGGCAGAGAACTCATCCTGGAAGAACTATGGCTCCTCTGGTGCATGGTTACTCTCTATTCTACAGGGATAGAATTCCCACTCATGGCCCTGTATCAATATGTTATGAACAACACCAACAGAACTCTTCTATCCAGATTCCTGGAATGGTTCAAGCCCATATCAGCATGGCGCTACAGTCTGAAGCGCATCATAGACACCCATGGAATAGAAGAAAGGCCCATCGCTACTCAGCCCAACATTAGAACCATGTTCATTTTTCACAGGCCTTTCTCTAGAAGGCCCGATGGACTCCTCTGAACCTTGACATTTCCTTTAATATATAGCCTTTTgtgtttattataaattatttttcataattataaTATTCAAGATGTCAAGTCGTCCTCTATTCATGGCTTCTTGTTTCTTGAGAGTTCTCACCTCTGGTTTCCTCTTGGCATCACTTATCGTATTGACGACCAATACGGCCACTTCAGAGATGTTGATGCCTATAGGTAAGATAAACTTTCTCATATAAAAATGTACAGAATTCGAATCTCAacgattataatttttattactgAATATTAAAAGAAACAATTGCAGTTAGTTTTGGAGATCATAATATTCAATTTCTGTTATCCATGTCTTCGAAAACGTCTGAAAGAAAATATAATTCTTGTTTATTTCCTATGAATTGTAGGTACATGGTTGTAACCATTGTAATTGGATTTGCATATACAGTCTTGCCAATGTCTTTCACATTGTACCACATTGCTACTGGAAATAAGTTGATGGGTGATGTAAAAAGCTATTTGGACTTCCTTGGTG includes:
- the LOC110650676 gene encoding CASP-like protein 4D1; amino-acid sequence: MASCFLRVLTSGFLLASLIVLTTNTATSEMLMPIVLPMSFTLYHIATGNKLMGDVKSYLDFLGDQIISYILATGAAVGFGATKDMKSIFAGSGNVDEFFNKGYDSASLLLLGFVCTAILLVWKILA